The sequence GTCTTTTACAAACTGATCCCAGCTATATTTGAAGGGTTCAGACTTAATCAACCAAAAACTCATGCCAATTCTTTTATTGTTTCATTGAATGCAATTCCTTCCTTAGCCAGTTCGGCCAGTACAGGTTCGTAAATTTCTTTTACGATTGGTATATGTAACCCTTTCAATTGAATTTTGTTCTCTAAAATTAAAACAGCTGCAATTCCCAAAGGCATTCCAACCGTCTTTGCCATTGCCGTTCTTAGTTCATCATCACCTTTTACTACCAAAGAACTATTCAATGCAAATTTTTGCTGATTGAGGGTATATTCAAATTCGTGCAGCATCACAATTAGGTCTTTATCACCGGGTGCCAGTTTCCATTTATCTTCCAGTATGTCTTGTAACAATTGAGCAGTTGACATTTCACCTTTATTGATTAGGGCAGGATTGTTTAACCCAAGGAAATTAAACTGCTCCTTCAAATCAGCAGTATCCAGATTTACTTTGTGTTTGTTCAAATGACTGCTGAAGAAATCAGCATAACTAAGACCATCGGTGTTGATGATTGCTTCATCGCTGGTTAGTTGTGCTGCCACCATTTTTTCCCAACCTGTACAAAAGGAAGCATAACGCAAAGTGGTTCTGACAAATGTTTTGGCATTTTCCAGCTGATACAAGGGGATATATGAAAGTGAGTCTCTGTTAGGGTAGTAGGCCAGTGTTCCTACTTCAGGAATGGCTAGTTGCCCGCAATCCACAAAAATCTTTTCGTAGGGAATATCTACATGGGTGCCATTTTCTTTATAAACAGCACCTGCTTTACCTGCAGTAACAATATTTCTGGGGTTCCAGCTGATTTTATAATGCCAGGGGTTGTTATCCGATTCTGGAGCAATTAAACCTCCGCAATGCGATTTAAAAGAATGAATGGTGCCACCTTTTTCTTTGATCTCTTCAATGATTTGCATGGCACTCATATGGTCTATGCCGGGATCCAGACCCATTTCACCTATAAACAATAAACCTGCTTCATTAATGGCCGATTCCAAACTTTTAATCTGTGCGTCCAGGTAGGAAGCCGTAAGCAGGTTTTTTCTCAACGCCACACAATCCTGTGCTACCCAAAAATGCAGCCCAGGTGGTAACAGCGAAATCACTATATCGGCAGTTGTAATCAACCCCCGCCTTTCTGCTTCATTTTCTATAGAGAGTCCATTTGCCTTTAATGAAGGGTAGCCGCTGATCTTTTTTTCTAAACTTTTCAGATCCTTATCGGCAATAGTACAAGTCCAGTTTTTTGCCTGGCAAATTCTACCCAAATAACCAATTAAAACCGTGGCAGATTTTCCTGCTCCGAATACAACAATATGCATGCAAATACAATTAAAAAAAATAAAGATAGAACAATTGGCGCCGATGCGTGAAAATCAATCATTTACACGGGGTGTAACCTGTGGATAAAACCCTTAAAAAAACAGCATTTTAAAGCCGTTTTAAGGTCTAAAAAAACTATCTTCGCAGACCTCCGTTCAGCCGAATATTTTTTTGTCTGAAAAGGATTAAAAAGAAGAACCCGAAAGTACCAATGGAAGAAAATTTATTACCGGAACAAACGAACGATAACGACCGCATTATTCAGGTCAATATTGAGGAACAAATGAAGACCGCTTACATCGACTATTCCATGTCGGTGATTGTTGGTAGAGCATTGCCTGATGTAAGAGATGGATTCAAGCCTGTGCATCGCAGAGTATTGTATGCCATGAATGAACTGGGCAATAACAGCAATAAGCCTTTTAAGAAATCTGCCCGTATTGTTGGGGAAGTAATGGGTAAATACCATCCCCACGGAGATAGTGCCATCTATGACACACTGGTTCGTATGGCCCAGGAATGGACGATGCGTTATACGTTGGTTGATCGGCAGGGTAACTTTGGTAACCAGGATGGAGATCCACCGGCTGCCATGCGTTACACGGAAGCAAGATTGCAGCGCATCGCAGAAGCTATGCTGGATGATATTGAAAAAGAGACGGTAGATTTTCAATTGAATTTTGACGATTCATTGGAAGAGCCAACCGTTTTGCCGACTCGCATTCCACAGTTGCTGGTAAACGGCTCCTCCGGTATTGCCGTGGGTATGGCCACCAATATGATGCCCCACAACTTGAGCGAAGTAGTAGATGGCTGTGTTGCTTATGTTGACAACAGAGATATCACTATTGAAGAATTGATGAATTATGTAAAAGCGCCTGATTTCCCTACCGGTGGTGTTATTTATGGTATGGAGGGAGTTAGACAGGCGCTCATGACGGGAAGAGGCCGTGTAGTGGTGCGCGGTAAATGCAACGTGGAAACCAAGCCGAATGGCCGTGAAATGATTGTGATTACCGAAGTGCCTTATCAGGTAAGCCGTGATACCTTAACAGACCGTATTGGACAGTTGGCCATCAATAAAGTTGTGGAAGGAATTTCCGATGTAGGTAACCAGAGTAATAAAGATGGTACCCGCATTGTTGTAGAATTGAAGAAGGATGCTGTTGCACAAGTAGTCATTAATCAGTTGTATAAGTACACGGAATTGCAGACCAGCTATGGTATCAATAACGTAGCCCTTAGCAATGGCCGCCCGGGTATTATGAATCTTCGCGACCTGATTAAAGCTTTCATTGAATTCAGAATGGAAGTGGTGATTCGTCGTGCCAAATACGATTTAAGAAAAGCAGAGGAAAGAGCACATGTGTTGGAAGGATACTTGAAAGCACTTGATCATTTAGACGAAGTGATTCGTTTGATTCGCGCCAGCCGTACTCCGGAAGAAGCAAAAGAAGCGCTGATGGCAAAGAGCCGCGAAGAACGCTGGTATTTGAACTCTGCTATGTTCTCTGAGCTAACTGCGGAATTGTATAACCAGGTAGAGGGATTGTCTGAAATTCAGGCGAAAGCTATACTGGAATTACGTTTACAGCGATTAACCGGTATGGAGCGCGATAAAATCATTGAAGAATTCAATGGCCTGATTGCAACCATTAAAGAGTTAAAAGCCTTGCTAGCGAATGAAGATCTTCGTTATGCGTTAATCAAAAAAGAGTTGTTAGAAGTTAAAGAAAAGTTTGGTGATGAACGTAAAAGCGAGATTCAATATTTAGCAGATGAAATGCGTATTGAAGACCTGATTGAAAATGAAGATGTGGTGATTACCATTTCTCATTTAGGATATATTAAGCGTACTTCTGCTACCGAATATCGTCAGCAGAAAAGAGGGGGAAGAGGTGCGGTAGGATCGAAGACGCGTGAAGAAGATTTTGTTGAACATTTATTTGTGGCTTCTACACACGATACCATTTTATTCTTCACAGAGAAAGGAAGATGCTATTGGATGCGCGTGTATGAAATTCCGGAAGGAGAGAAGCAAAGCAAAGGTAGAGCCATTCAGAATTTGATACAATTGCCCGGGGATGATAAAGTAAAAGCTATCATCAATGTGAAGGATATTTCTGATACAGACTTTGTACAAAATCACTATATCGTATTATGTACCAAACAAGGTATTATTAAGAAAACATCCTTAGAAGATTTCAGCAGACCTAGAGCCAATGGTGTAAATGCCATTACGATTGTGGAAGGCGATGAGCTCTTAGAAGCTAGACTTACCAACGGCTCCAGCGAAATAATGATGGCGGTAAAGAGTGGAAGAGCCATTCGTTTCCCCGAAGAAAAAGTAAGAGCCACAGGAAGAGGAGCTATTGGGGTTGCCGGTATTGAGGTAGATGATTCCAAAGACGAAGTGGTTGGCATGATTTGTGTAAACAAGGATGATGCTGAAAGAACTATCTTGGTGGTAAGTGAAAAAGGATTTGGAAAGAGAACAGCCATTGAAGACTATAGAATTACCAATCGTGGCGGAAAAGGGGTAAAGACCATAAATGTTACCGAAAAAACAGGTAGCCTGGTAGGTATACTATATGTGAAAGAGGTTGAAGATTTAATCATCACTTGTAAGTCTGGTATTACCATTAGAACCGGTATTGCAGATATCAGAGAAGCGGGAAGGGCCACACAGGGTGTGAAACTCATTCGTTTGGATGAGGGAGATGAAATTGCAGCTATTTCTCAGATTGAAGAACAGGAAGAGGAAGAAGCGCTGTTGACAGATGAAAATGGTTCAACAGAACAAACCGATTCTGTTGATAACAGCGAAGCATCATCTGGTAACAATAAAGCCAATGAAGATGCTGGATTGAATAGTAATAATGAAGAAGAACCTTTAAATTAAGTACACGACTAAAAACAACCATATGAAGTATTTTTTCTCCTTGTTGTTAAGCGTAGCCATGATAACTGTTGCTACTGCTCAGGATTTCAAGAAAGTTGAAACCAATGTTTTATTGAAGAAGTTTGAGGATGCCAAAGCAGAATTGGACAAAGCAATGGCCAATCCAAAGAATCAGGACAAAGCAGAAGGCTATTACTGGAAGTCACGCATTTATGCTGCGTTCTATCAGAATGAAGCTTCTCGTACAAAATATCCCAATGCGGTAGAAGAAGCCCATGCTGCTTTCCAGAAGTTTGCAGAATTAGAACCAACTTTAGCAAAAGCGAAAGAAAAAGGACCCGATGGATACTTTGATATGTACTCCACGTCTTTCAATTTAGGCATCAATAGCTTCAAGGATAAAAAATACAATGAAGCATCTAAAGAATTTGAAAAAGCGGTTATCTACAGCGATTATATTTTCAAAAACAAGTGGGCAAGTTCTCAGCAGCCATTTGATACCACTTCCATTTTGTATTGTGCCTACTCTTTCCAGAATGCTCAGAAAGCAGATGATGCTGCTAAGTATTATGCAAGATTAGCCGAAAGCAAAGTAACAGGAGAGGGTTTTGCCGACATTTACAAGTACATGGTAGATTATTATACCAAGCAGAAGAACAAGGATTCTTTTGAAAAGTATATGGCATTGGGTAAAGAAGTTTATCCTAAAGAAAATTGGGAAGATTTTGAAATTGAGTTCATAGATCAGAATTATGATTTAGCTGGCAAGACCGCTTTGTACGATCAGATGGATGCGGCAGGTCAATTGACAGAAAACAAATATTTGCAGTTTGGCGATGTTTTCATCACTGCCAAAAATGACGATGCATTAGATAGCGCATCTGTTGACAAGTATACCCGTAAAGCAATTGAAGCTTTCAAAAAAGCATACGAGAAAAACAACAACAATGCCATTGCAGCATTCAACGTAGGGGTAACTTATTACAACTACTTCAATATGGAAGATGAGAAGTTTGCTGCCAATATAAAAAAATTACAGGAGTTGAATGCTAACAAGCCAGTAGTTAAGGATCCAAAGAAAAAAGCAGCTGCTGATGCAGAGTTTAAGGCAAAAACAGATGCGGTTAAAAACGAGAATGCAGTCATTGAAAAGAAGTCTATGGAATTGACCGATGTGGCTGCAGAGTGGTTAACCAAGGCTTACACCATTTTAAAAGACAAAGCAACCCGTACCAATACAGAAAAGAGTGTAGTTAATAAATCTGTTGACTTTATAGCCAATATTTATTACTACAAAATGGGTCGTGTTAGAGGTAAAGACGCTAAATTGTTTGATCAATACGAAGCTAAGTATAAAGAGTTTGATGCTTTACACGGCACTTTTAAATAAGTTAAAGTAGTTACTCTAATGCCAATCCGTACCCTTTTTTTATTCCTTGCATTTGCAGGTATCTTCTCTTGTACTTCCAGTAAAAAAGAAGGAACAGTAGAAGATACTTCGCAAATGACAGTGGAGCCCACTGTAAAAACAGTGCCATTGATCAGTGGATATGAAGTGATTTGGGGTATGGATTTTTTGCCCAATGGCGATTTACTTTTCACTGAGAAAAAAGGAAAACTTCACAGAAAAAGCGGTGATAAAATCACGGAAATAACAGGGCTGCCGGTTATCAATACCAGTGGGCAGGGCGGTCTGCTAGACGTTCGCGTTTCTCCTCAATACAATAGCAACGGATGGATATTCATTACATATGCAGGGAATCATCCAAGCGGTGGAGGCAGTTTTCATTTGATGCGTTTTAAATTGCTGAATGATCAGATTACCGAACCCAAAATTTTGTTGATTTCCAACTCGGCCAATACCATGACAGGCCATTATGGAAGCAGGATCGATTTTGATGAAGCGGGTAATTTATATGTAAGTTTTGGGGAAGGAGGTGCCACCAGTTATGGAGGAGTCAATTCACCCAATAAAAATGCCCAGGATGTAAATAGTACCTGGGGAAAGGTTCATCGCATTACACAGGATGGCGGCATACCAGCTGGAAACCCCGTATTACCTGGCAATACAACACCCACAACCGTTTATAGTTACGGACATCGTAATCCTCAAGGTTTGGTGTATAATCCCTCAACAAAAGAAATCTGGGAAGCGGAACATGGCCCCAAAGGAGGAGACGAAGTCAATATAATCAAAGCCGGCAATAATTACGGCTGGCCATTGGTTTCTTATGGGGTAAATTATGATGATAAGCCCGTTTCGGCAAGCCCAACCATGGCAGGTGTTACAGATCCTGTACACAATTGGGTGCCATCCATTGGTGCCTGTGGAATGGCTTTTATTACCGATAAAAAATTCAAAAGCTGGACCGGCAATTTATTGGTCGGTGGACTGGCTTTAAAATATTTAGCCCGCCTTGAAATTAAGGACAACAAAGTTGTCAAAGAACACAAATTGCTTGATAAAGGTGGACGCATTCGACACGTGCGCCAAGCACCTGATGGTTCCATTTATGTTTCCATAGAAGGACCCGGAAGGATAGTGAGGTTGGTGGCGGAATAGTTTCCCTTTTTTTCTTGAGAATTCGATTTGAGTGGATTGGTAAATATCCTAAGCATTTCTTCCAATTCTGTTGTGCGCTATTTAACATAATGTTAATTATGAGAAATAAGATATTTTAAATTCTAACTGATTATCAGCGGCTTAGGTGGATTATTGTTTGTTGGTCTTGAAATTATACCCATTTGCTTCTGTGGATTGAAACATTGCTTATTTTTAAAAATATTCATTCATAAATCAATGTCTCATGTTTTCCAGAAGAAAGTTTTTACAAGTTGGTAGCCTTGGTTTAGGCAGTTTTTCCTTGGCAGGTTTTGCACCCAAATATGCCGGTAAAAAACCAATTGTTTTGTCTACCTGGGACGCTGGTATCCGGGCCAATAAAGCCGCCTGGAATGTTTTAAAAAATAATGGCCGTGCATTGGATGCGGTTGAGCAAGGCGTAATGGTTACCGAGAATGAATTGAATTGCTGTGTAGGCTTAGGTGCGAATCCTGACAGAGACGGATTTGTGACTCTTGATGCATCCATTATGGATGAAAATGCTAATTGCGGCAGTGTGGCCTGTCTGGAAAGAATCAAGCATCCGATTTCAGTAGCGCGAAAAGTCATGGAAAATACGCCGCATGTAATGTTAGTGGGTCAAGGTGCTCAGCAATTTGCGCTTTCTCAGGGCTTTACATTGGAAAAAGATGGCTTATCTGAGGGTGCTGAACGCGAATACAAAAAATGGTTGCAAAAAAGCGAATACAAGCCTGCTATTAACCGCGAAAACAAAGAGAATAAACCTAATAATCAAAATGATTTAGCTGCTATAAATCATTCAAATTCAATAATTTCTGCTCCCGCTCGTTTGTCTGACGGATCCTGGAACCACGATACCATTGGTATGATTGCGTTGGATGCCCAGGGCAATTTAAGCGGTAGTTGTACCACTAGTGGAATGGGTTTTAAAATGAGAGGTCGCGTAGGCGATTCCCCTATTATTGGCGCTGGATTATTTGTAGACAATGAAGTGGGTGCTGTAGTAGCTACAGGTCAGGGTGAAGATATTATCCGAATTGGCGGAGCGCACACGGTAATGGAATTTATGCGCCAGGGTTTGTCTCCTGAAATGGCCTGCAAAAAAGCAATTGAAAGATTATTAAAAGTAAAGGGATCCAAAGCAAAGGAAATTCAGGCTTGTATGATTGCGATTAACAAAGATGGTATTTACGGCGGATATGCTTTACAAAAAGGATTCAATTTTGCCGTTTGTTATGCAGATGATAAAAATATTTTAGTAGACAGTAAGTTTTTGATTTAATACTTTCCATTTTCAATCTAAACCTCTGAACGAATCATCAACATGTTATTAGAAATCTGTGTTTTCAATACCGCTACTGCAGTTGCCGCAGAAAATGCGGGTGCTGACCGAATTGAATTGTGCGAAAATTATGCCAATGGCGGAACCACACCTTCTTATGGATATTTAAAAACCGTAAGAGAAAAAATATCAATTCCTGTATTCCCGATGATTCGCCCACGTTGTGGAGATTACTTTCATTCTGAAGATGAAATTGAAATCATCCGAAAAGATATTCTGCTTTGCAAGGAATTGGGATTTGAAGGTGTTGTTTTTGGTTTACTGAATCAGGATGGCTCCATAGATAAGGAAAATACTACCCGATTGGTGGAAGCAGCCTATCCCCTTGATGTAACTTTTCACCGTGCATTTGATCGTTGTATTAATCCGTTAGAAGCCTTGGAAACCATTATTCAGTGCGGATGTACAAGAATTTTAACCAGTGGTCAGCATCCCAAAGTGACCGATGGCTTGTCTCTTGTGAAAGAATTGGTGGAAAAAGCTGGTGATAGAATTATTATCATGCCCGGCAGTGGTTTGAACAGCAGCAATGTAAGAAGCATCATTGATACAGCAGGTGTTTCTGAAGTGCACACTTCTGCCAGAACCAGGGTTCCAAGCTCAAGCTCATATCAAAATCCTCTTATGCCCGAAGACTTTGATATTGATTTTGTGGATGCAGAAGAGATCAAAAAAATTCAGTCTATCATCAAAGGATAATAGACTGAATCAAATGATTGAGTGCAAACCAATTCATGTATGCTTGCAAACGGTTAGGAAAGTATAGATTAATAAAGCATTCTAACTTTAATCGTGTGCTTAACTAATTTCAGTAATTCCACTGCTTTATTAGATAGTTTTTTATCAATATCAAGTACTACATAACCAATGGATTCATTGGTTTTCAGGTACTGACCTACGATGTTTATTTTGTTATTAGACAAAGCGGTATTAATGGCACTTAATACACCAGGAACATTGTGGTGTATATGAAGGATTCGATGCGTTCCTTCAATTGGTGGTAAGCCAATGGCAGGTACGGTATGTGAGCCGTTGGTAATCCCTCTTTCCAGATACTGAAATAATTTAATGCTTACATCTTCTCCAATATTCTGCTGTGCTTCTTCCGTTGATCCTCCTATATGAGGTGTAAGAATTACATTGGATAAACCCTGCATGGGGCTTTCAAAATGATCCCCGTTTTTTTCAGGTTCCCAAGGAAAAACATCGATGGCAGCACCACTGACATGTTTTTCTGTGATGGCATTGGACAATGCTTTTAAGTCTACCACTTCTCCCCTTGCATAGTTGATTAAAATAGCGCCTGGCTTCATTTGCCTGATTGCATTTTTATTAATCATCATTTTAGTTTCCGGTGTTTCCGGAACATGCAGGGAAACAATATCGGCTTGGTTCAATACTTCTTTCATGTTCTTTGCGGCAGTAGCATTGCCCAGCGGCAATTTGGTTTCTGTATCATAAAACAACACTTTCATGCCCAGTGCTTCTGCTAATACACTTACCTGAGAACCAATATTTCCGTACCCGATTAAACCCAGTGTTTTGCCTCTCAGTTCATAACTGCCCTTGGCTTCCTTCATCCAGACTCCTTTGTGTGCAGCTATGTTTTTATCGGGGATTCTTCTAATTAGCATAACGGCTGCACCAATTACCAATTCAGCCACACTTCTTGTATTACTGTAAGGTGCATTAAAAACGGCAACCCCTTTTTGCATGGCAGCATTCAGGTCAACTTGGTTTACGCCTATACAAAAACAACCAATTGCCTGTAGCTTTACTGCGGCTTCCAATACCTTCTTGGTTATCAGCGTTTTAGAACGAATACCTAAAATATGTACGTCTTTAATTTCTTTAATTAATTCTGCCTCGCTTAATGCGCCGCTTAACTTACGAACATTGGTATATCCATTTTGCTTAAACTGTTGTACCGCTTTTTCACTAATATTCTCTAAAAAAAGAATATTAATTCGGTCTTTGGGATAGCTGGTATTTGATTGCTTGCTCATACTTGCAAAATAATGTTATCTACTTGTATACCAAGGCCATAGTTTTCCACGTTGGATGAATAAGCAAAGGCTACAATTATCTTTGCACAAATTCTAACCCTATACAACATAAATGCAGCGTTTGATGATAGTTCCCGTATTCAGTTATTTGTTATTGGCTTGTAGCGGTTCCCCCGCCCCTGCAAAAGATACCATCAGTGAAGGGAAGCCCGTTGTTTACAATAGTTTAAAGTCTGGTGAAAAAAATTATTATGCCAATGCAATAAAACCTTTGTACGAAAAACAACTGGTAAAGACTGGCTTTAACGGAGCCATTTTAGTGGCTAAAAATGGAGAAATTGTATTTGAGGACTACCGGGGAATGATCAATTTTGCTACACAGGAACCTATTACCTCCTCTTCTACTTTTCACGTAGCTTCTGTTAGTAAGACATTTACGGCAATGACCATATTAAGATTGATGGAGCAAGGCCGTCTCGAATTGAATGACCCAGTAGAGAAATACCTACCCACTTTTCCTTACAGAGGAATTACCCTACAATTATTGTTATCTCACCGCTCAGGATTACCCAAATACGATCAGTTAATGGCGGGTACCCGCTCTTATACCACCAGAAGAAAAAATCGAAGAGGAAGATGGGTAAAGCAAACGGTGTATGTGAAAGATCCTGTAAGCGTTACGGGTTTAAGCACCAATAATGATGTATTGCGTTTTTTAGCTGGAACCCGCCCTGCACCTGAATCTCAGCCTAACAGAAGATATAGTTATAACAACACCAATTTTGCCTTGCTTGCCTTGGTGGTTGAAAAAATTACGGGCCAAACTTTTCCGCAATACATGAAAGACAGCGTTTTTACTCCCCTCGGAATGAAAGATACCTATGTCTTTAGCATGAAAGATACCGGCAACTATATTCCTTCCTACACCCCCGGAAAAAAACCTTACCCCCTTGAAAAACTGGATTGTATTTACGGGGATAAAAATGTGTATAGTACTGTCCGTGACTTATTGGCCTGGGATAAAGCCTTGTATCAGGGAGAATTTGTAAGTATAGCAACACAGGAACTGGCTTACGAGCCCCTTAGCAATGAAACCAGGGGAAAAAAGAACTATGGATTGGGCTGGCATCTGTATGTTGATCCCCCCAACCCTACTATAGTTTACCATAATGGATGGTGGCACGGCAATAATGCCGTTTTCAGAAGGATTATCGGGGATACCGCAACCATCATCATTCTAGGCAATAAATTCAACAGTAATATCTGGCATGCAGGTAAAATGAGTTCTGTTTTTACAGATTCTGAGGTTCCGGATACGGATGAGGAATAATAATTATGCTCATACCGCGTTTAATGTAGCACCAAAGGGCTAGAACCCTTATTTTTGCCAACCTTAACAATTTAACTCTGACACAAAATTGCTTATGAACAATCTATTGTTTTATGCCGTTCCGGCTATGGGAGTCATCGGACTTCTTTACACCTTGATTAAATTTAACTGGGTTTCCAAGCAGGACGCTGGTAACGCCAGAATGAAGGAAATCAGCACTTTTATTGCAGAGGGTGCTATGGCATTCTTAAAAGCTGAGTGGAAAATCTTAGCTTATTTCGTAGTAATCGTTGCTATATTATTAGGTTTCATGGCACAGTCTAATGAAGACAGCCATTGGAGCATTGCCATTTCATTCTTTATTGGTGCGGTTTTCAGTGCCACTGCTGGTTACATTGGAATGAAAGTAGCTACCAAAGCAAACGTACGTACTGCTGAAGCTGCTAAAACCAGTTTGAGTAAAGCATTAAATGTATCCTTTACTGGTGGAGCTGTGATGGGCTTAGGCGTATCTGGTTTGGCTGTACTAGGATTGGGTGGATTGTTCCTAGCATTGAAGGAATTTTTCTTTGTTTCTGGTGATCCGAAAGAAATGTTAAAGACCATTGAAGTATTAACTGGTTTTTCATTAGGTGCTGAAAGTATTGCCTTGTTTGCACGTGTGGGTGGTGGTATTTATACCAAAGCTGCTGACGTAGGTGCTGACTTAGTTGGAAAAGTAGAAGCAGGTATTCCTGAAGATGATCCACGTAACCCTGCTACCATTGCTGATAACGTGGGTGATAACGTAGGTGACGTTGCTGGTATGGGTGCTGACTTATTTGGTTCATATGTTGCAACCGTTTTGGCTACGATGGTATTGGGTAATGAAGTAACCGCTGCTGATGGATCCAGATTAGTGGATGCATTTGGTGGTTTGTCTCCTATTTTATTACCAATGCTAATTGCAGGTATTGGAATTATATTATCTATTGTAGGTACCCTATTCGTTAGAATTGGTGAATCTGCCGGTTTACATACAGCTGTAGTACAAAAAGCATTGAACATGGGTAACTATGGTTCTATGATTTTAACGGCTATTGTTTGTTACTTCTTAGTAGGAAATGTATTACCTGAAACCATGACACTAAGAGGTGCAGAATTTACCAGAAACGGAGTGTACGGTGCAATCGTAGTTGGCTTAGTGGTAGGTACTTTAATGAGTATTATTACTGAGT is a genomic window of Sediminibacterium sp. TEGAF015 containing:
- a CDS encoding serine hydrolase domain-containing protein; amino-acid sequence: MQRLMIVPVFSYLLLACSGSPAPAKDTISEGKPVVYNSLKSGEKNYYANAIKPLYEKQLVKTGFNGAILVAKNGEIVFEDYRGMINFATQEPITSSSTFHVASVSKTFTAMTILRLMEQGRLELNDPVEKYLPTFPYRGITLQLLLSHRSGLPKYDQLMAGTRSYTTRRKNRRGRWVKQTVYVKDPVSVTGLSTNNDVLRFLAGTRPAPESQPNRRYSYNNTNFALLALVVEKITGQTFPQYMKDSVFTPLGMKDTYVFSMKDTGNYIPSYTPGKKPYPLEKLDCIYGDKNVYSTVRDLLAWDKALYQGEFVSIATQELAYEPLSNETRGKKNYGLGWHLYVDPPNPTIVYHNGWWHGNNAVFRRIIGDTATIIILGNKFNSNIWHAGKMSSVFTDSEVPDTDEE